A section of the Kluyveromyces lactis strain NRRL Y-1140 chromosome F complete sequence genome encodes:
- the ARA2 gene encoding D-arabinose 1-dehydrogenase (NAD(P)(+)) ARA2 (similar to uniprot|Q04212 Saccharomyces cerevisiae YMR041C Hypothetical ORF) yields the protein MVVKQVERFGGLPQLVLGGATLNTQYNDNPYSIPVVDMLKFAFANGINAIDTSPYYGPSEIIYGEALESIQEQWPRNSYQICTKVGRIQLDDFDYSKEHVRSSVLRSCERLKTNYLDVLYLHDIEFVEEDMILEALTEMRKLKDEGIVLRIGISGYPVDFLYQIAKKCKDIKRIGSLDNILSYCNLNLQNLILEQYYDKFIEECQVKTVANGSILSMSLLTSGETKSFHPCSQELRHRSSEAAKYLLKEGVEIADLATKYAIFQWLNRGPTVLGCSNVVEVEHALRNYKEVIDNDGLTTEENQLVTHVQESIFKELMNSTWESGIRGR from the coding sequence ATGGTCGTTAAGCAGGTTGAGAGGTTCGGTGGATTACCACAGCTGGTTTTAGGAGGAGCAACTTTAAATACTCAATACAATGATAATCCATACTCGATTCCCGTTGTTGATATGCTAAAGTTCGCCTTCGCTAATGGAATCAACGCTATTGATACATCACCATACTATGGTCCCAGTGAGATAATATATGGTGAAGCGTTGGAATCTATTCAGGAACAATGGCCAAGGAACTCGTACCAAATATGCACCAAAGTTGGTAGAATTCAACTTGATGACTTTGATTACTCGAAGGAGCATGTGAGAAGCAGTGTTTTGAGATCATGTGAAAGGTTGAAGACAAATTACTTGGATGTGTTATATCTACATGACATTGAGTTTGTCGAAGAGGATATGATCTTGGAGGCTCTCACTGAAATGagaaagttgaaagatgaaggaATCGTCTTGAGAATTGGTATCAGTGGGTACCCTGTCGATTTCTTATATCAAATTGCTAAGAAATGTAAGGATATCAAACGCATTGGTTCATTGGACAACATTTTATCGTATTGTAACCTCAACTTACAAAATCTTATACTAGAGCAGTATTACGATAAATTCATCGAAGAATGTCAAGTGAAAACCGTTGCCAACGGATCCATCCTTTCAATGTCTCTATTGACCAGTGGTGAAACTAAGTCTTTCCATCCATGCTCACAGGAACTACGTCATAGGAGTAGTGAGGCCGCCAAGTACCTGTTGAAAGAGGGCGTTGAAATTGCTGACCTGGCAACAAAGTATGCCATCTTCCAATGGTTGAACCGCGGACCTACAGTTCTGGGATGCAGTAACGTCGTTGAAGTAGAACATGCCTTAAGAAATTATAAAGAGGTTATAGATAATGATGGGTTAACTACAGAAGAG
- the SUB1 gene encoding chromatin-binding transcription coactivator SUB1 (some similarities with uniprot|P54000 Saccharomyces cerevisiae YMR039C SUB1 Suppressor of TFIIB mutations transcriptional coactivator), whose protein sequence is MPFKRRIDSIMSNDRGFELGKNKRVTIRRFKNINLIDIREYYLDQSSGDMRPGKKGISLTEEQYDQLIRHRSEIENCLIDLGSSRSLTDRPEMDSLLEKKQKKDKLKKEKEKEKEKEREKLKKEKELQREKEDRANTMGGIVVPTNVNAVKEEQQDDASDDANIKDEDEAQFETVNTDSIATTTRASTSASSNPRLDDHLGKLPRSAPAVEEEDGDNTMESDLAKALSQDPQNGHSDEDISEAD, encoded by the coding sequence ATGccattcaaaagaagaattgacaGTATCATGAGCAATGATCGAGGCTTTGAACTTGGTAAGAACAAGAGAGTAACGATTCGTCgtttcaaaaatatcaatttgatTGATATTCGTGAGTACTATCTGGACCAATCGTCTGGAGACATGAGACCTGGTAAGAAAGGTATATCGCTAACGGAGGAGCAGTACGATCAATTGATTAGGCACAGAAGTGAAATCGAGAACTGTTTGATTGATTTAGGGTCTTCTAGATCCTTAACGGATAGACCAGAGATGGATTCGTTACTtgagaagaagcagaagaagGACAAGCTcaagaaggagaaggagaaggagaaggaaaaggaaagggaaaagctgaagaaagaaaaggagCTGCAAAGAGAAAAGGAGGATCGAGCTAATACTATGGGTGGAATTGTCGTACCCACAAACGTGAACGCtgtgaaagaagaacaacagGACGATGCATCTGATGACGCAAACatcaaagatgaagatgaggcACAGTTCGAGACAGTGAACACCGATTCTATAGCCACTACGACAAGAGCTTCCACCTCTGCCAGCAGCAATCCAAGACTGGATGATCATCTGGGGAAACTGCCTCGTTCAGCACCTGctgtagaagaagaagatggcGATAATACTATGGAAAGCGATCTGGCCAAGGCATTGTCACAGGACCCTCAAAACGGTCACTCAGATGAAGATATCTCCGAAGCTGATTAG